A stretch of the Malus sylvestris chromosome 10, drMalSylv7.2, whole genome shotgun sequence genome encodes the following:
- the LOC126586740 gene encoding F-box protein At5g46170-like, translating to MSSVRSDLTFSSTVYPEPYSSVDDDHFDRLPDSLLLLVFNKIGDVKALGRCCVVSRRFHSLVPQVDNVVVRVDCVISDDDSSPSSASSSSSSDKSRAPFSALFRLVLGGIVKPLQALGQLLGPNRRSPNGSHSALSVDDPDSSATDSNSLDQSGVTHHSPTQVLKNFNEIRFLRIELPSGELGIDDGVLLKWRADFGSTLDNCVILGASSVIHPGPTKASLFPDTGSDGLCATNNAAVTEDNGSIPDSFYTNGGLKLRVVWTISSLIAASARHYLLQPIISEHKTLDSLVLTDADGQGVLHMNRDQLEELRVKPLSASSASKRTLVPALNMRLWYAPQLELPDGVVLKGATLVAIRPSEQSLTPKKEVSSDLSWISTAFEEPYGTAAKMLVKRRTYCLEMNSF from the coding sequence ATGTCCTCTGTGCGCTCAGATCTGACCTTCTCCTCTACAGTTTACCCGGAACCCTACTCCTCCGTCGACGACGACCACTTCGATCGCCTCCCGgactccctcctcctcctcgtctTCAACAAGATCGGCGACGTCAAGGCCCTCGGCCGCTGCTGTGTCGTTTCCCGCCGCTTCCACTCCCTCGTCCCCCAGGTCGATAACGTCGTCGTCCGCGTCGACTGCGTCATCTCCGACGACGACTCCTCCCCCTCATCCGCCTCCTCGTCTTCCTCCTCCGACAAGTCCCGGGCCCCCTTCTCTGCCCTCTTCCGCCTTGTCCTCGGCGGCATTGTCAAGCCTCTGCAGGCGCTCGGGCAGTTACTGGGACCCAACCGGCGATCCCCGAATGGGTCCCACTCCGCTCTCTCCGTCGATGACCCAGATTCCTCCGCCACCGACAGCAACAGCCTCGACCAGTCCGGCGTCACCCACCACTCCCCGACTCAAGTCTTGAAGAATTTCAACGAGATTCGATTCCTCCGGATCGAGCTTCCCAGCGGCGAGCTCGGCATCGACGACGGCGTTTTGCTCAAGTGGAGGGCCGATTTCGGCTCCACCTTAGACAACTGCGTCATCCTCGGCGCATCCTCAGTCATCCACCCGGGACCCACCAAAGCATCGCTCTTTCCGGACACTGGGTCCGATGGGTTGTGCGCCACCAACAACGCCGCCGTGACGGAAGATAACGGAAGCATACCCGACTCGTTTTACACCAACGGCGGCCTGAAGCTGAGGGTTGTGTGGACGATCAGCTCGTTGATCGCCGCCTCCGCCAGGCACTACCTGCTTCAGCCAATCATTTCCGAGCACAAAACGCTAGACAGCTTGGTTCTGACCGATGCCGACGGTCAGGGGGTGTTGCACATGAACAGGGACCAGCTCGAGGAGTTGCGGGTGAAGCCATTGTCGGCCTCTTCGGCGTCGAAGAGGACGCTGGTGCCGGCCCTGAACATGCGGCTCTGGTATGCTCCCCAGCTGGAATTGCCTGATGGGGTCGTGCTGAAGGGTGCGACTTTGGTTGCTATAAGGCCCAGCGAGCAATCTCTGACCCCCAAGAAGGAGGTTTCCTCTGACCTGTCCTGGATTTCGACCGCCTTCGAAGAGCCGTACGGGACGGCGGCCAAGATGCTGGTCAAGAGGCGCACTTACTGTCTTGAGATGAACTCCTTCTGA
- the LOC126586536 gene encoding transcription factor TCP2-like — MEEEEIQASNKFPRIGNGSSRDHKPSPEDEDNQNPSCLDLKRAAAATATADAGNRLRGWHHSRIIRVSRASGGKDRHSKVWTSKGLRDRRVRLSVTTGIQFYDLQDRLGYDQPSKAVDWLIKAAADAIAELPSLNNSSFPDTPKQLSDEKRASCERGGFDSAEIEFDQNYHQNQSQPGNQSQHLSLSKSACSSTSETSKGSGLSLSRSEIRVNRSKARERARERAAKDKEKESIESSYQQSINNNISQQNASFTELLTAGIGTTHNNNSPTASAQHHQQNHGGGGEPILFHKAAAPMDYFSPGLLGLSSSARTHHSSGFSEQIHLGMNSIPQTMSVVSPFNVSGEHHHGHHSSELQHFSFVPDLIPVTTSSQPGSGVDYNLNFSISSSGGLAGFNRGTLQSNSSSSPSLMPHHLQRFSPIDGTSNVPFFIGAAAAAASPTMENHHHHHHQQHQQQFPGGFDRRLQQLYGDGTRHSDHKGKAKN, encoded by the coding sequence atggaggaggaggagattcAAGCCAGCAACAAGTTCCCAAGAATCGGAAATGGCAGCAGCAGAGATCACAAGCCATCACCCGAAGACGAAGACAATCAAAACCCATCATGCCTAGACCTCAAGAGGgccgccgccgccaccgccACAGCTGATGCGGGAAACCGTCTCCGTGGGTGGCACCACTCCCGCATCATCCGCGTTTCCAGAGCATCCGGCGGCAAAGATCGGCACAGCAAGGTGTGGACTTCAAAAGGGTTGAGAGACCGGAGGGTCCGCTTGTCTGTAACCACCGGTATTCAGTTCTATGATCTCCAAGATCGGTTGGGTTACGACCAGCCCAGCAAAGCAGTTGACTGGCTGATCAAAGCCGCTGCCGATGCCATCGCTGAGCTCCCTTCTCTGAACAATTCTTCGTTCCCCGACACGCCGAAGCAGCTCAGCGACGAGAAGAGGGCGAGCTGCGAGCGTGGCGGATTTGATTCGGCGGAGATTGAGTTCGATCAGAATTACCACCAGAATCAGAGCCAGCCCGGGAATCAAAGCCAGCACCTTTCGTTGTCGAAATCTGCTTGCTCGAGTACTTCCGAGACCAGCAAGGGATCGGGGCTGTCCCTCTCCCGGTCGGAGATTCGGGTGAACCGGTCGAAGGCCCGGGAGCGAGCGAGGGAAAGAGCCGCcaaggacaaagagaaagagagcatcGAGTCAAGTTACCAACAGAGCATAAACAACAACATATCCCAACAAAATGCTTCTTTCACTGAGCTTCTCACTGCCGGCATCGGCACTACTCACAACAACAATTCTCCGACCGCATCTGCTCAGCATCATCAGCAGAATCATGGCGGCGGCGGCGAGCCCATTTTGTTCCACAAGGCAGCAGCACCGATGGATTACTTCAGCCCCGGGCTTCTGGGGCTGTCGTCTTCGGCCCGGACCCATCACTCTTCCGGATTCTCCGAACAAATCCATCTGGGGATGAACTCGATTCCGCAGACAATGTCGGTTGTCTCCCCGTTCAATGTGTCCGGGGAACATCACCACGGACATCACAGTTCGGAGCTTCAGCATTTCTCATTTGTTCCCGACCTCATCCCGGTCACTACTTCGTCGCAACCGGGCAGTGGCGTTGACTACAACCTGAACTTTTCGATCTCTTCTTCCGGCGGCCTTGCTGGTTTCAATAGGGGGACCCTTCAGTCCAATTCTTCCTCTTCACCGTCTCTTATGCCTCATCACCTTCAGAGGTTTTCTCCCATAGACGGAACGTCCAATGTACCCTTCTTCATCGGAGCTGCCGCGGCTGCGGCTTCTCCAACCATGGagaatcaccaccaccaccatcatcagCAGCACCAGCAGCAATTCCCTGGTGGATTTGATCGCCGCTTGCAGCAGCTCTACGGTGACGGAACCCGGCATTCAGACCACAAGGGCAAAGCAAAGAACTGA